One genomic segment of Nonomuraea coxensis DSM 45129 includes these proteins:
- a CDS encoding winged helix-turn-helix transcriptional regulator produces the protein MDTDGELRIDAPHRELLDQVLDKWSLGVLNELCERPCRFNELRRAIPAVTQKSLTATLRRLERNGVIEREVVSTRPVAIRYRITPLGKTLRQPVDVLLAWASEHMPAVERARDAFDTREETSL, from the coding sequence ATGGATACCGACGGAGAACTCCGCATCGACGCCCCCCACCGCGAGCTCCTCGATCAGGTGCTCGACAAGTGGTCCCTCGGCGTGCTCAACGAGCTCTGCGAACGCCCCTGCCGCTTCAACGAGCTGCGCCGGGCCATTCCCGCGGTCACGCAGAAGTCCCTGACCGCCACTCTCCGCCGGCTCGAACGCAACGGCGTGATCGAACGCGAGGTCGTCTCCACGCGTCCGGTGGCGATCAGGTACCGGATCACACCGCTCGGCAAGACCCTGCGGCAGCCCGTTGACGTCCTGCTGGCGTGGGCCTCGGAGCACATGCCCGCCGTCGAACGCGCGCGCGACGCCTTCGACACACGGGAGGAGACCAGCCTCTGA
- a CDS encoding response regulator, whose protein sequence is MTVDDDAPHDPSPPPVRVLLAEDQVLVRDSLKVLIDTTPGLATVGEAGTGAEAVLLARRRRPDVVLMDVRMPDMDGIEATRRICAHPDSAGVRVLILTTFDLDEYLYASLRAGASGFLLKSATATELLAAIQIVAAGEALLAPSVTRRLIAEFLRGAHPAPFVRDLGDITQREREVLTLIGKGMSNSEIAEHLRLTVGTVKTHVGRLLAKLHARDRAQLVIAAYEGGLVTLPDGRR, encoded by the coding sequence ATGACCGTCGACGACGACGCTCCGCACGACCCGTCCCCGCCGCCCGTCCGGGTCCTGCTCGCCGAGGACCAAGTGCTGGTACGCGACAGCCTCAAAGTCCTCATCGACACCACGCCAGGGCTGGCCACCGTGGGAGAGGCGGGCACCGGCGCCGAAGCCGTGCTCCTGGCCCGCCGGCGGCGGCCCGACGTCGTCCTCATGGACGTGCGGATGCCCGACATGGACGGCATCGAGGCGACCAGGCGCATCTGCGCGCACCCGGACAGCGCCGGCGTCCGCGTGCTGATCCTCACCACCTTCGACCTCGACGAATACCTGTACGCGTCGCTACGAGCGGGTGCGAGCGGCTTCCTCCTCAAAAGCGCGACTGCGACCGAGCTCCTGGCCGCCATCCAGATCGTCGCCGCCGGCGAGGCGCTGCTGGCCCCTTCCGTGACCCGCCGGCTCATCGCCGAGTTCCTGCGGGGCGCTCACCCCGCCCCGTTCGTACGAGACCTCGGCGACATCACGCAACGCGAGCGAGAGGTGCTCACCCTCATCGGCAAGGGCATGTCCAACTCCGAGATCGCCGAACACCTCCGCCTCACCGTCGGCACGGTCAAGACACACGTCGGCCGCCTCCTGGCCAAACTGCACGCCCGCGACCGGGCTCAGCTCGTCATCGCGGCCTACGAAGGCGGGCTCGTCACTCTCCCGGATGGCCGCCGGTAG
- a CDS encoding tyrosine-type recombinase/integrase, whose protein sequence is MVEAADRYVELVRARTVTGGLSASTAEVYARDVATLVELAGADRVLDDLTGEDVDAVLLAFARKPDGRSPAGSGGGGQSPSSQARFRRSVSALFKHAALVGWVQVNPMLHATVTAKERGGLRPHRRALTREQAQGLIGAARRLPEEPVGAGKRRDQRTELRDGLIVLLLATVGPRVSELTRANVEDFFTNGGVRYWRIFGKGGRTRDVPLPDDVARVLQAYLERGRSAGVEEKALLLSWRGRRLARGDVQAVIDRVLARVDPDRRRSVTPHGLRHTTATHLLAEAVDMDAVRRVLGHSDLSTLGRYRDELPGELEVAMRTHPLLRGEGSG, encoded by the coding sequence GTGGTGGAGGCGGCTGACCGTTATGTGGAGCTGGTGCGGGCGCGGACGGTGACGGGGGGTTTGTCGGCGTCGACGGCTGAGGTGTACGCGCGGGACGTGGCGACGCTGGTGGAGCTGGCGGGGGCGGATCGGGTGCTGGACGATCTGACGGGCGAGGACGTGGACGCGGTGTTGCTGGCGTTCGCGCGTAAGCCTGACGGCCGCTCCCCCGCCGGGTCGGGGGGCGGGGGGCAGTCGCCGTCGTCGCAGGCGCGGTTTCGCCGGTCGGTGTCGGCGTTGTTCAAGCATGCGGCGCTGGTGGGGTGGGTGCAGGTCAATCCGATGCTGCATGCGACGGTGACGGCGAAGGAGCGGGGCGGGTTGCGTCCGCATCGGCGGGCGTTGACGCGGGAGCAGGCGCAGGGGCTGATCGGGGCGGCGCGGCGGCTGCCGGAGGAGCCGGTGGGAGCGGGCAAGCGGCGTGATCAGCGTACGGAGTTGCGTGACGGGCTGATCGTGTTGCTGCTGGCGACGGTGGGTCCGCGGGTGTCGGAGCTGACGCGGGCGAATGTGGAGGATTTCTTCACCAACGGCGGGGTGCGTTATTGGCGGATCTTCGGCAAGGGCGGGCGTACGCGGGATGTGCCGTTGCCGGATGACGTGGCGCGGGTGTTGCAGGCGTACCTGGAGCGGGGCCGGTCCGCGGGGGTGGAGGAGAAGGCGTTGCTGCTGTCGTGGCGGGGGCGGCGGCTGGCGCGGGGCGATGTGCAGGCGGTGATCGACCGGGTGCTGGCGCGGGTGGATCCGGATCGGCGGCGGTCGGTGACGCCGCACGGGTTGCGGCACACGACGGCGACGCATCTGCTGGCCGAGGCGGTGGACATGGATGCGGTGCGGCGGGTGCTGGGGCACAGTGATCTGTCGACGCTGGGGCGTTACCGGGACGAGTTGCCGGGTGAGCTGGAGGTGGCGATGCGGACGCATCCGCTGCTGCGGGGTGAGGGGTCCGGTTAG
- a CDS encoding L,D-transpeptidase yields the protein MNVATAWRTPAVPLALLAAAVLTTSCSSSGDNAAGGRPDASDATTSATPEAPVVKISPAEGSATVSPDKKIVVAAAGGALEDVTVEAGGDEIQGRYNADKTRWISRTPLKPSTDYTVTAKAGATTSTSTFTTAKPERSLQVIDVTPNAKGETLGVGAPIIVTFNQPVTNKATIERTLKIDAEKPVDGAWRWVNDSKVIYRTAKYWPAHQKVTFTAGITGIKAGKGLYGTKDYTANLKIGAKQISKVDTRTHMMYVYKDGKRVQTMRISAGMATTREYTTTSGVHLTMERGNPVRMISPGRKKGDEGYYDVMINHAVRISNSGEYVHAKDNVWAQGRRNVSHGCVNARPDQARWFYDTMQRGDVVEITGTDRQLEWDNGWGYWQMPFSQWKKGSALHDDNA from the coding sequence TTGAACGTTGCGACCGCCTGGCGGACACCGGCCGTCCCGCTCGCCCTGCTGGCTGCCGCCGTGCTGACCACGTCCTGCTCGTCGTCCGGCGACAACGCCGCGGGCGGCCGGCCTGACGCGTCCGACGCCACCACCAGCGCCACTCCCGAGGCCCCCGTCGTCAAGATCAGCCCCGCCGAGGGCAGCGCCACCGTCAGCCCCGACAAGAAGATCGTCGTGGCCGCCGCCGGCGGCGCCCTGGAGGACGTCACGGTCGAGGCCGGCGGCGACGAGATCCAGGGCCGCTACAACGCCGACAAGACCCGCTGGATCTCCAGGACGCCGCTGAAGCCCTCCACCGACTACACCGTCACAGCCAAGGCCGGCGCCACCACCTCCACCAGCACCTTCACCACCGCCAAGCCCGAGCGCTCCCTGCAGGTCATCGACGTCACCCCCAACGCCAAGGGCGAGACCCTCGGCGTCGGCGCGCCCATCATCGTGACCTTCAACCAGCCCGTCACCAACAAGGCCACCATCGAGCGCACCCTCAAGATCGACGCGGAGAAGCCCGTCGACGGCGCCTGGCGCTGGGTCAACGACAGCAAGGTCATCTACCGCACCGCGAAGTACTGGCCCGCCCACCAGAAGGTCACCTTCACCGCCGGCATCACCGGCATCAAGGCCGGCAAGGGCCTGTACGGCACCAAGGACTACACCGCGAACCTCAAGATCGGCGCCAAGCAGATCAGCAAGGTCGACACGCGTACCCACATGATGTACGTCTACAAGGACGGCAAGCGCGTCCAGACCATGCGCATCAGCGCCGGCATGGCCACCACCCGCGAGTACACCACCACCTCCGGCGTCCACCTCACCATGGAACGCGGCAACCCCGTCCGCATGATCTCCCCGGGCCGCAAGAAGGGCGACGAGGGCTACTACGACGTCATGATCAACCATGCCGTCCGCATCTCCAACTCGGGCGAGTACGTCCACGCCAAGGACAACGTGTGGGCCCAGGGCCGCAGGAACGTCAGCCACGGCTGCGTCAACGCCCGCCCCGACCAGGCCCGCTGGTTCTACGACACCATGCAGCGCGGCGACGTCGTCGAGATCACCGGCACCGACCGCCAGCTCGAATGGGACAACGGCTGGGGCTACTGGCAGATGCCCTTCTCCCAGTGGAAGAAGGGCAGCGCCCTTCACGACGACAACGCCTGA
- a CDS encoding sensor histidine kinase, with product MEWAGRRLDGRGAADAATAAVVALIMRYAIVDPPGPSSWWPAWSAWPVAAAVSLPVAVRRRRPRAVLVLACAAGVLATVAGAVAAGAIWVTFVPTVLVLYLVASTASVAWSVAGLATCASAAVIAVLIFYERVFPGLEPAAAPSELPPAWPIEIGVICVLLAAGWAVGTAVRWKRDTTAHLVRHLAEAAVADERMRIARELHDVIGHSMSLIAVKATVANHVADARPQEVRAALTVIEQTSRSTLTEIHRVLGLLRSDSDPQQAHLPVPGMAELPELAAHARCAGVEVDLTVREGAELPAAVAMSVYRIVQQALTNVITHAAPTRCAVTVDIDGREAAIEVVDDGPRHGRPPRASHGGHGLIGMRERAKMYGGTFSAGRRPEGGFRVAARLPYDQSGAMT from the coding sequence ATGGAGTGGGCTGGGCGGCGGCTCGATGGGCGGGGTGCCGCCGACGCGGCAACGGCGGCCGTCGTGGCGCTGATCATGAGATACGCCATCGTTGACCCGCCGGGACCGTCGTCGTGGTGGCCCGCCTGGTCGGCTTGGCCGGTCGCGGCGGCTGTGAGCTTGCCCGTCGCCGTCCGGCGGCGCCGCCCGCGCGCTGTGCTCGTTCTCGCGTGCGCCGCGGGCGTGCTGGCGACCGTGGCCGGCGCTGTCGCGGCAGGCGCCATCTGGGTGACGTTCGTGCCCACCGTGCTCGTGTTGTACCTGGTGGCCTCCACAGCCTCGGTCGCGTGGTCGGTGGCGGGCTTGGCGACGTGCGCGTCAGCCGCGGTGATCGCAGTCCTGATCTTCTACGAGCGGGTGTTCCCGGGCCTCGAGCCCGCGGCGGCGCCCAGCGAGCTGCCGCCGGCCTGGCCGATCGAGATCGGCGTGATCTGTGTGCTCCTGGCCGCCGGATGGGCCGTCGGGACGGCTGTCCGCTGGAAACGGGACACGACCGCCCACCTCGTCCGGCACCTCGCCGAGGCGGCCGTGGCCGACGAACGCATGCGCATAGCCCGCGAACTGCACGACGTCATCGGCCACAGCATGAGCCTGATCGCCGTCAAGGCCACCGTGGCCAACCACGTCGCCGACGCCCGGCCGCAGGAGGTGCGCGCCGCGCTGACCGTCATCGAACAGACCAGCCGAAGCACGCTCACCGAGATCCACCGAGTGCTCGGCCTCCTGCGCTCCGACAGCGACCCCCAGCAGGCCCATCTGCCCGTTCCCGGCATGGCGGAGCTGCCCGAACTGGCCGCCCACGCCCGCTGCGCCGGGGTCGAGGTGGACCTGACCGTCCGCGAAGGAGCCGAGCTGCCTGCCGCGGTCGCGATGTCGGTGTACCGCATCGTGCAGCAGGCTCTGACCAACGTCATCACCCACGCGGCGCCCACCCGCTGCGCGGTCACCGTGGACATCGACGGGCGGGAGGCCGCGATCGAGGTCGTCGACGACGGCCCCCGCCACGGACGGCCGCCGCGAGCGAGCCACGGCGGACACGGCCTGATCGGCATGCGTGAACGGGCCAAGATGTACGGGGGCACCTTCAGCGCAGGCCGCCGGCCCGAGGGAGGTTTTCGCGTAGCGGCTCGACTGCCTTACGACCAGAGCGGCGCCATGACATGA
- a CDS encoding helix-turn-helix domain-containing protein has product MTDDYLVRIGRLIRDARQHRGWTQLQLADALATSQSAVNRIERGNQNISLEMIARIGEALDSEIVSLGYAGPMHLRVVGGRRLSGSIDVKTSKNACVALLCASLLNSGRTILRKVARIEEVYRILEVLASIGVRARWINEGSDLEIVPPARLELEAMDTEAARRTRSVIMFLGPLMHRTEQFRIPYAGGCDLGTRTVQPHMSALRHFGLDITATGGFYHARVDGSAAPSRPIVLTERGDTVTENALLAAARHDGVTVIRNASSNYMVQDLCFFLEELGVRVEGVGTTTLTVHGVPVIERDVDYSPSEDPVEAMSLLAAAVVTSSELTICRVPVEFLEIELAVLEEMGLDCDRGPEYRAANGRTRLVDLTVRPSKLVSPIDKIHPMPFPGLNIDNVPFFAAIAASAQGSTLIHDWVYDNRAIYLTELTRLGASVKLLDPHRVLVEGPTRWRSAEMMCPPALRPAVVVLLAMMAAEGTSVLRNVYVINRGYEDLAERLNALGARIETFRDI; this is encoded by the coding sequence ATGACAGATGATTACCTGGTACGGATCGGCCGGTTGATTCGGGATGCTCGGCAGCATCGTGGATGGACGCAGTTGCAGCTGGCGGATGCGCTGGCGACGAGTCAGAGTGCGGTGAACCGGATCGAGCGGGGCAATCAGAACATCAGCCTTGAGATGATCGCCCGGATCGGTGAGGCGCTCGACAGTGAGATCGTGTCGCTGGGGTATGCGGGGCCGATGCATCTGCGGGTGGTGGGTGGCCGGCGGTTGTCGGGCAGCATTGATGTCAAGACGTCGAAGAACGCGTGTGTGGCGTTGTTGTGTGCGTCGTTGCTGAATTCGGGGCGGACGATCCTGCGTAAGGTGGCGCGGATCGAGGAGGTCTACCGGATTCTGGAGGTGCTGGCCTCGATCGGGGTGCGGGCGCGGTGGATCAACGAGGGCAGTGATCTGGAGATCGTGCCGCCGGCTCGGCTGGAGCTGGAGGCGATGGACACCGAGGCGGCGCGGCGTACTCGGAGTGTGATCATGTTCTTGGGTCCGTTGATGCATCGGACGGAGCAGTTCCGGATCCCGTACGCGGGGGGTTGTGATCTGGGGACGCGGACGGTGCAGCCGCACATGTCGGCGTTGCGGCATTTCGGGCTGGACATTACGGCGACGGGTGGGTTCTATCACGCGCGGGTGGATGGGTCGGCGGCGCCGTCGCGGCCGATCGTTCTGACGGAGCGGGGTGACACGGTGACGGAGAATGCGCTGCTGGCGGCGGCGCGTCATGACGGTGTCACGGTGATCCGTAACGCTTCGTCGAACTACATGGTGCAGGATCTGTGCTTCTTCCTGGAGGAGCTGGGTGTCCGGGTGGAGGGGGTGGGGACGACGACGCTGACGGTGCATGGGGTGCCGGTGATCGAGCGGGATGTGGACTACTCCCCCAGTGAGGATCCGGTGGAGGCGATGAGTCTGCTGGCGGCGGCGGTGGTGACGTCGTCGGAGCTGACGATCTGCCGGGTGCCGGTGGAGTTCCTGGAGATCGAGCTGGCGGTTCTGGAGGAGATGGGGCTGGACTGTGATCGGGGGCCGGAGTATCGGGCGGCGAACGGGCGTACGCGGCTGGTGGATCTGACGGTGCGGCCGTCGAAGCTGGTCTCCCCGATCGACAAGATCCACCCGATGCCGTTCCCGGGGCTGAACATCGACAATGTGCCGTTCTTCGCGGCGATCGCGGCGTCGGCTCAGGGGTCGACGTTGATTCATGACTGGGTGTACGACAATCGGGCGATTTATCTGACGGAGCTGACGCGGCTGGGGGCGTCGGTGAAGTTGCTGGATCCGCATCGGGTGCTGGTGGAGGGGCCGACGCGGTGGCGTAGTGCGGAGATGATGTGTCCTCCGGCGTTGCGGCCGGCGGTGGTGGTGCTGCTGGCGATGATGGCGGCGGAGGGGACGTCGGTGTTGCGGAACGTGTACGTGATCAACCGGGGGTATGAGGATCTGGCGGAGCGGTTGAATGCGTTGGGGGCGCGGATCGAGACGTTCCGCGACATCTGA
- a CDS encoding YkvA family protein: MTGSWEWDLLIGVTAALLVAWLALIGTLAILRPHGTLLREALRLLPDVLRLVRRLAADPTLPRGVRVRLALLLAYLVLPFDLVPDFIPVLGYADDAIIVIAVLRSVVRRAGPQAVRRHWPGTDDGLATLARLTGLDKPPTTPR; the protein is encoded by the coding sequence ATGACCGGATCATGGGAATGGGACCTGCTGATCGGGGTCACGGCCGCACTGCTGGTCGCCTGGCTGGCGCTGATCGGCACGCTCGCGATCCTGCGGCCCCACGGCACACTCCTGCGCGAGGCGCTGCGACTGCTGCCCGACGTGCTGCGCCTGGTACGCCGCCTGGCCGCCGACCCCACCCTCCCACGCGGCGTGCGCGTGCGGCTCGCACTGCTGCTGGCCTACCTGGTCCTGCCGTTCGACCTGGTGCCCGACTTCATCCCCGTCCTCGGCTACGCCGACGACGCCATCATCGTCATCGCCGTACTGCGTTCCGTGGTCCGCCGCGCCGGCCCGCAGGCGGTGCGCCGGCACTGGCCGGGCACCGACGACGGCCTCGCCACCCTGGCCAGGCTGACCGGCCTCGACAAACCCCCCACCACCCCCCGCTAA
- a CDS encoding serine hydrolase domain-containing protein, with protein MGQNNTGFTTTGLRRLREVLARHVDSGKIPGLVALVSRGGQTHVEALGTMRHDGGAPMRRDTIFRMASTSKPVSIAAAMVLLDECRLRLDDVVDPWLPELSGRQVLRSIDAGLDDTVPARRPITVRDVLTSTFGLGMDMTALGTPILNAVFERGLTPNLPAEVPEQDEWMRRLGELPLMHQPGEQWQYQISSDLAGVLVSRVTGQSFGEFLRERIFEPLGMADTGFHVPADRIDRLPALYAPDPATGEFLVWDEPAGGRWSKPPAFQGGGGGLVSTADDYHAYFRMLLNGGVHEGRRILSRPAVELMTTNRLTPEQNAARTALARNAVHISFGQGQQGGWGLGMAVRTYRGDYAPVGQFGWDGGSGTSAYADPANQLTGILLCQLGYTVPDPAHLMSDFWTTVYQAIDA; from the coding sequence ATGGGACAGAACAACACCGGCTTCACCACGACCGGGCTGCGCAGGCTGCGTGAGGTGCTGGCCCGGCATGTCGATTCGGGGAAGATCCCCGGGCTGGTGGCCCTGGTCAGCCGGGGCGGCCAGACGCACGTGGAGGCGCTGGGCACGATGCGGCATGACGGTGGCGCGCCGATGCGCCGGGACACGATCTTCCGGATGGCGTCCACGTCCAAGCCGGTGTCGATCGCGGCGGCGATGGTGCTGCTGGATGAGTGCCGGCTGCGGCTGGACGACGTGGTCGACCCGTGGCTGCCGGAGCTGTCGGGCCGGCAGGTGCTCAGGAGCATCGACGCCGGGCTGGACGACACGGTGCCGGCCCGCCGCCCGATCACCGTGCGGGACGTGCTGACCTCCACGTTCGGCCTGGGTATGGACATGACCGCGCTGGGCACCCCGATCCTGAACGCCGTCTTCGAGCGGGGGCTGACGCCGAACCTGCCGGCCGAGGTGCCCGAGCAGGACGAGTGGATGCGCCGCCTGGGCGAGCTGCCGCTGATGCACCAGCCCGGCGAGCAGTGGCAGTACCAGATCAGCAGCGACCTGGCCGGCGTGCTGGTGTCCCGGGTGACCGGCCAGAGCTTCGGGGAGTTCCTGCGTGAGCGCATCTTCGAGCCTCTGGGCATGGCCGACACCGGCTTCCACGTGCCCGCCGACCGGATCGACCGGCTGCCTGCCCTGTATGCCCCCGACCCGGCCACGGGTGAGTTCCTCGTGTGGGACGAGCCCGCCGGCGGCCGGTGGAGCAAGCCGCCGGCGTTCCAGGGCGGCGGTGGCGGCCTGGTCTCCACCGCCGACGACTATCACGCCTACTTCCGGATGCTGCTCAACGGCGGGGTTCACGAGGGCCGGCGGATCCTGTCGCGGCCGGCGGTGGAGCTGATGACCACCAACCGGCTCACCCCGGAGCAGAACGCCGCCCGCACCGCGCTGGCCCGCAACGCCGTGCACATCTCCTTCGGCCAGGGCCAGCAGGGCGGCTGGGGCCTGGGCATGGCGGTGCGCACCTACCGCGGCGACTACGCGCCCGTCGGCCAGTTCGGCTGGGATGGCGGCAGCGGCACCTCCGCCTACGCCGACCCGGCCAACCAGCTCACCGGCATCCTGCTCTGCCAGCTCGGCTACACCGTGCCGGACCCGGCCCACCTGATGAGCGACTTCTGGACCACCGTCTACCAGGCCATCGACGCCTGA
- a CDS encoding MFS transporter produces the protein MSPHQSPARGRRPGWSLALLALGHLIISLDFTIIFVALPDIAADVGFTPHTLPWVVTAYAVLYGGFLLFGGRLSDLMGRRRMFVLGMTLYGVASLLGGLATVPAVLLAARALQGLAGAVLFPAVLALVNTAFAEGRERNRALTVWAMAGAGGLTAGALAGGVLTQTLGWQAVFYVNVPLAVAGAAAAFALLPPDGPVTRGSVDVPGALTGTAGITMLIFAVAHGSEAGWARTEVIASAVAAVVLLATFLLVQARGRTPLMPLRLFRNRALSGAIMVILVFGLTMQAVPYFLTLYFQDVLGLNALETGLAFLGPTLSITAGNFLSERLNHRFGTRRTLLAGIVVNAVGAALLAPGMQADGSVLTVLAGVVVIGLGMGITYEAMWIAAGTGVPAGEQGLASGVASTALQVGTAAGLAVLVAVANAGIEGLSGQALRAASAEGMRVAVHVLGAVMLTAVLAALRLPGARAGSRPAPDPETASVP, from the coding sequence ATGTCCCCACACCAGTCCCCGGCCCGCGGCCGGAGGCCGGGCTGGAGCCTCGCGCTGCTCGCGCTCGGGCATCTGATCATCAGTCTCGATTTCACCATCATCTTCGTGGCCCTGCCCGACATCGCGGCCGATGTCGGGTTCACGCCGCACACCCTGCCGTGGGTGGTCACCGCGTACGCCGTCCTGTACGGAGGTTTCCTGCTGTTCGGCGGCCGGCTTTCCGACCTGATGGGACGCCGGCGCATGTTCGTGCTCGGCATGACGCTGTACGGTGTGGCCTCCCTGCTGGGCGGCCTGGCCACGGTGCCGGCGGTGCTGCTGGCCGCGCGCGCCCTGCAGGGTCTCGCCGGCGCGGTGCTGTTCCCGGCGGTGCTGGCCCTGGTCAACACCGCGTTCGCCGAGGGCAGGGAACGCAACCGCGCGCTGACCGTCTGGGCCATGGCGGGCGCCGGCGGGCTCACCGCGGGCGCCCTGGCCGGCGGGGTGCTCACTCAGACGCTCGGCTGGCAGGCCGTGTTCTACGTCAACGTCCCGCTGGCCGTCGCCGGCGCCGCCGCCGCGTTCGCCCTGCTGCCCCCCGACGGCCCTGTCACCCGGGGGAGCGTCGACGTGCCCGGAGCCCTGACCGGCACCGCGGGCATCACGATGCTGATCTTCGCGGTCGCGCATGGCAGCGAGGCCGGCTGGGCGCGGACCGAGGTGATCGCCTCGGCTGTCGCCGCGGTGGTCCTGCTGGCCACGTTCCTGCTCGTCCAGGCCCGCGGGCGGACGCCGCTGATGCCGCTGCGGCTGTTCCGCAACCGGGCGCTCAGCGGAGCGATCATGGTCATTCTCGTGTTCGGGCTGACGATGCAGGCCGTGCCGTACTTCCTGACTCTCTACTTCCAGGACGTCCTCGGACTGAACGCCCTGGAGACCGGGCTGGCGTTCCTCGGCCCGACCCTGTCGATCACGGCCGGGAACTTCCTCAGCGAGCGGCTGAACCATCGTTTCGGCACCCGCAGGACGCTTCTCGCCGGCATCGTCGTCAACGCCGTGGGCGCCGCGCTCCTGGCGCCGGGCATGCAGGCGGACGGGTCCGTCCTCACCGTCCTGGCCGGGGTCGTCGTCATCGGCCTGGGCATGGGCATCACGTACGAGGCCATGTGGATCGCCGCCGGCACCGGCGTCCCGGCCGGCGAACAGGGCCTCGCCTCCGGGGTGGCCTCCACCGCGCTGCAGGTCGGGACGGCCGCGGGGCTGGCGGTTCTGGTGGCCGTCGCCAACGCCGGCATCGAAGGGCTGTCCGGTCAGGCGCTGCGCGCGGCCTCCGCAGAAGGGATGCGCGTCGCCGTCCACGTCCTGGGCGCCGTCATGCTGACGGCCGTCCTGGCCGCTCTCAGGCTCCCCGGTGCGCGTGCCGGGTCCCGGCCCGCGCCGGACCCGGAAACCGCGTCCGTCCCGTGA
- a CDS encoding RidA family protein: protein MTVQHFTPEGMMQPTPYHHVAVGKGATHVHVSGQVARQADGTPVAPGDLAGQVAQALRNTALGLAGAGASFADVLRLTFYVTRWSPDKIGDFMAGVEAVAEEIGLPLPMPPASLIGVEYLFEPDVLVEVEATALLD, encoded by the coding sequence ATGACTGTCCAGCACTTCACGCCGGAAGGCATGATGCAGCCCACCCCGTACCACCACGTGGCCGTCGGCAAGGGCGCGACTCACGTACACGTCAGCGGCCAGGTCGCCCGCCAGGCCGACGGAACCCCGGTGGCCCCAGGCGATCTTGCCGGGCAGGTCGCCCAGGCACTGCGGAACACCGCCCTCGGCCTGGCGGGCGCGGGCGCCTCGTTCGCGGACGTGCTGCGCCTGACGTTCTACGTGACCCGGTGGAGCCCGGACAAGATCGGCGACTTCATGGCCGGCGTGGAGGCCGTCGCCGAAGAGATCGGCCTCCCGCTTCCCATGCCGCCGGCCAGCCTCATCGGTGTGGAGTACCTCTTCGAGCCGGACGTGCTCGTCGAGGTCGAGGCGACCGCGCTGCTCGACTGA
- a CDS encoding GNAT family N-acetyltransferase → MHIRPGTPDDVTAVLAMFDSAVAWLAARGRTGQWGDQPFTGNPRRTDQVTRWAFGGGMYVAERDGDPAGCIVLGDAHDYVTPAPEPELYVQALVIDRRHAGHDVGRTLLDHAAGQARERGLNLLRVDCYAGDDGRLVAYYESCGFTREAPFTVGEWPGMLLHRRP, encoded by the coding sequence GTGCACATCCGTCCCGGCACCCCCGACGACGTCACCGCCGTTCTGGCCATGTTCGACAGCGCCGTCGCCTGGCTCGCCGCCCGGGGCCGCACCGGCCAATGGGGCGACCAGCCCTTCACCGGCAATCCCCGGCGTACCGACCAGGTCACCCGCTGGGCCTTCGGCGGCGGCATGTACGTCGCCGAACGCGACGGCGACCCCGCCGGCTGCATCGTCCTCGGGGACGCCCACGACTACGTCACCCCCGCCCCCGAGCCCGAGCTCTACGTCCAGGCCCTGGTCATCGACCGCCGCCACGCCGGCCACGACGTCGGCCGCACCCTCCTCGACCACGCCGCCGGCCAGGCCCGCGAGCGCGGCCTGAACCTCCTGCGCGTCGACTGCTACGCCGGCGACGACGGCCGCCTGGTCGCGTACTACGAAAGCTGTGGCTTCACCCGCGAAGCCCCCTTCACGGTGGGGGAGTGGCCCGGCATGCTCCTGCACCGCCGCCCCTGA